Proteins from a single region of Rhinatrema bivittatum chromosome 13, aRhiBiv1.1, whole genome shotgun sequence:
- the CLN6 gene encoding ceroid-lipofuscinosis neuronal protein 6 codes for MQGHLGSARLRLGPVPAQVRHGPVKPKDPPKVSHFHRDLWFCFTLQNWLLDFGRPIAMIILPLEWFPLNKPSAGDYLHMAYNIITPFLLLKLIERSPQTLPRSVIYISIITFVMGASIHLVGDSVNHRLIFSGYQHHLSVRENPIIKNLKPETLIDSFELLYYYDEYLGHCMWYFPFFLILFLYFTGCFKHSAEERRMPLSAWLLLGPSSFYYWYLVTEGQIFILFIFTFFAMLAIILHQRRKGLALDSNGLFLFCSFSTALVLITFWISWLWDDHVLRKKYPGVIYIPEPWAFYTLHLSSLQ; via the exons ATGCAGGGGCACCTGGGTTCAGCGCGTCTGCGGCTCGGCCCGGTTCCGGCTCAGGTCCG GCATGGGCCGGTGAAACCTAAAGATCCACCTAAAGTGTCCCACTTTCACCGGGATTTGTGGTTCTGCTTTACACTGCAGAACTGGCTCCTAGACTTTGGTCGTCCTATTGCTATG ATTATCCTGCCCCTGGAGTGGTTTCCACTGAATAAGCCGAGTGCTGGGGACTATCTCCACATGGCCTACAACATCAtcactcctttcctcctcctgaaG TTGATTGAGAGGTCTCCCCAGACCCTCCCACGTTCAGTGATTTACATCAGCATCATCACCTTTGTCATGGGGGCAAGCATCCACCTGGTGGGAGACTCTGTGAACCATCGCCTGATCTTCAGTGGGTACCAGCATCACTTGTCTGTTCGCGAGAACCCAATCATAAAAAACCTCAAGCCCGAGACACTG ATTGACTCCTTTGAGCTGCTGTATTACTATGATGAATACTTGGGTCACTGCATGTG GTACTTTCCATTTTTCCTCATCCTCTTTCTGTACTTCACGGGCTGCTTCAAGCACAGTGCAGAGGAGAGGAGGATGCCTTTGTCTGCCTGGCTGCTGCTTGGGCCCAGCAGTTTCTATTACTG GTACCTTGTGACGGAGGGGCAGATTTTTATCCTCTTCATTTTCACTTTCTTCGCCATGTTGGCCATCATTCTGCATCAGCGGCGGAAGGGGCTGGCCCTGGACAGTaatggcctcttcctcttctgctcCTTCAGCACGGCCCTGGTGCTGATCACTTTCTGGATCTCCTGGCTGTGGGACGATCATGTTCTCAGGAAGAAGTATCCCGGTGTCATCTACATTCCTGAGCCCTGGGCCTTCTACACATTGCACCTCAGCAGCCTACAGTAA